The stretch of DNA gcttttctgaggtaaatatgacagtaaatgtgacatttttacaagctgttttattgacgcctTTCCGCGGTTGATacacatgatacggatttcggtaaattgtactgtatctttcaacataccttcggaTGTTCATTCAAGTTTATTTCGTGTTGTAACCAGTAAAGCGGAAGAGATGGTCAGTTCACGTTCGCTCTGCTTCAAGATCTGTCAAGCCACAGAGTGCCAAGAAAGATCGAGACACCTGAAGAGAAGTCTGTGGTCTCCCATTTTCGGACCATGTAGATTCAAAATGGTGAATTGGCAGatgtattactttttaaatgcgTCATCAACGTGACAATCTCATCTTTTCCATCAACCCCTGTTCCTTGAAGGCCAACCTGAATGACCCAGTGTTTTAGTCAGATATGACTGTACTGCTAACGGACTATGACTCAACAACAATAGCCGTTAGAAGAGAGCAGTTCATCTGTGCAAATACTGGTGAATTTGTGATGTAATCTGAGACATGTAGCGGCAGGTTCGACTTCACCGTTCGTGCCGTCACACTTTCTGGTTCTCacatactctctctctcacacacacacacacaccctctgaCTTTGCCTCAGTCTTTTAATTATTGTACAAATAtgcataataatacaaaatacacAAAGTGGTGGGCTACACAGGGAGAAATCACATAAGACATGACATATTTCATCAACAGAAATGATTATAACAATATACAGAGGACAAAAAGAGCTTTGTTTTCGCTGCTCCCTGAAGAAACGGACAACTGGATGTCCAACTATTTTCACATTtgttaatacaaaaaaaaatagaaaaaatgctttttttaaattccatttGATGACTTATTCTACCATTTTTGaaccacacaaacataaactgTAACATAACAGTTCCCTGACGTTgataataatacaaaactgtAACAAAGCAGACTTTCCCTGTATAGATTTATCAGATATCTGGTCTCTAACTCTTtctcacataaacacaaacaaacacaagtgCTCTCTCAGTGGGTTCACCATTCAACAGCACTGTTTCCCAATCAGAAACGAGGCTTTTCATTCCACAACCTGGAGAAACCATtgacaaaaagaaattaaacgTTTCATAGTATTTCTATGTGCTCGGGCAGTAAAACAAATGTCTGTAAACAGACTAAACAGGctcacaaaatacaaaatgaatgtgTTGTGCAGTAGAGTggctatataaacatttttgtggaatatgttgcacaaactaaaatatacatttacacaATTTTGACATTCTAAATGATAAACTAAATGGCAAACAAATGCACTTTAACAGTGATATGTGACAGTGAACATGTATTGCCACAGACCCAATCAGTCcaatttaatatacagtatcaaAAAAGCAAACGACCCTGTCAGATAGTTGAGAAAACACAAGCTCAAATTCATCTATTGTCATCTGTGCAAGTCATACTCTTACTACACTGATGTAGACCAAGGGTGTCCAATTCTGTTCCTGGATGGCCGCCATCTTGCAGAGATTAGCTCCGACCTGCCTGAAAGTTTATCAAAGGTCCATTTCAGGtgtttaattaaagggttagttcgtacaaaaatgaaatttctgtcattaattacctacccttatgttgttccaaacctgtaagactttcgttcatcttcggaacacaaattaagatatttttgatgaaatccaagattttttttttatccccccatagaaagcaatgtaattaccattattaaaggtccagaaaggtattaaagacatcgtttaaaatagttcatgtgactacagtggttcaaccttaatgttatgaagcgatgagaatactttttgtgcgcgaaacaaaaataactttattcaacaatttccttgTAGTTACATTAATTAtcatcgttatttttgttttgtatttgtgcacaaaaagtattcttgtttcttcataacattaaggttgaaccactgtagtcacgttgactattttaatgatgtctttactacttttctggacctcgaaTGTTGTAATTTCactgctttctatgggagattaaaaaaaaaaaaaaccttctcggatttcatcaaaaatatcttaatttgtgtccgaAGATGAacaggtcttgcgggtttggaacgacatgaggatacgcgattaattacagaaatttcatttttgggtgaactaaccctttaaggttggagccaaactctgcaggacactAGCCCTCCAagagcaggattggacatcCCTGATGTAGACCATTCCCTTTTTTGTCACACACAGATTTTTATGAACCATGAACCTTTAAGGCTCTGTGGTAGAGTGCCACAACAGTGTAAACCCAAGGTGTCCACTTCAGAATTGCAAAATCACATTGACAGATCTCCTGCTGTCCGATTGTCTTTTGGGCTCAACAAAAGGCTCAAATGATTTGTAACCATCTCCGTATACTCTGACTATGCTCTACTAGTCAAAATGTAATGTTCTGGGTACCATGTGCCTTGACAACGGTGGTTGGGACTAAGAGTTCAGAAGTCTTTCAATATTGCATGTCAGGCTTTAACAGTAGGCACTTGTACTGATATGAGAATTTATCAAGTCTCGTTCAGTGCCAGCATCACTCCCTAGAGTGACTGAGGTCAAGGCGGGTAAGGTCTTCTTGGTTTTTTGATAAGATGCGCATACTGAGTCAAGGGCAGAAGATCGTCATGTTTGGTGGTTTTGGTCATAAGAGTGTCATGTTCAGAAGTGCTGCTATTTTTATACTGCGGTTTCACCCAGAGCCGCAGTACTGCCTGTTTCTTCAGAGGAAGGGGCCTCTTCAGCACTGACCCTCATTTCAGCGTCCTCTTCTTTGAGCTCCACATTAGATTCTTTGATGGGAGCTCCTGATTTATCTCCTATGGAGTCATCCTCCATTTTGATATTGAGGCCGTTGTAATCGGCAAGCAAGCCCTGGCTGTAGGCACCGGCACTAGCGTGAGTGAGTCCGTGGACCTTCTTGAGGTGTTTCTCCAGCGTGGCATAGACGGTaaacgggacagagcaaagctgaCACTGAAAGGGGGCGCGTGTCCCGCGGGCACCATGTGTTTTCATGTGGCGTGTGAGCTTGCTGCTCTGCGCGCAGGCGTAGCTGCAGAGTCCGCAGCGGTACGGTCTTTCGCCCGTGTGGCTGCGCCGGTGGACCGTAAGGTTGCTGCTGTTACGGAAACACTTTCCGCAAAATTCGCAAGcctcttcttttttcttcttgccCCCTCCGCTGGTGACCTGCCTCCTTTCGTTCTCCTGCTGCCAGTCCTGGACTATCTCCACTGCCTCCACCTCTTGCTCCCATTCGCCTTGAGGACGATCTTCCCGTTCGGGGCGCTTTGGTGTGCAGTTCCCGCTGGCAATCCCACTCTCGCCACTTCCACCTGTATCTCCGCTCTCCAGAGAGCCCTCCGAGGGGCTGCCATAGGGAGAGGGATGTTGAGGATCACCTTGACCCTCTTCTTCTGCTTCTCTCAGAGGCTGGTAGTACCGCAGCAGATTGCGATCCGCAGCCCTGGACTGAGAAGATATCAAGATCAGGCTGGTACCTCCTGGATGCTTTCCAGCTTCCAAGCTGGCTCCATGACCACCGGAAATATCATTATCTCCCTGTCCAGAAAGCTTTCTGTCTTCATCCGCACTGACAAGGCTGGGATCAGATGTTTCCTGTCCAGAACGACGGTGGCTTCTCATGTGTCGTGCAAGTTCGCCACTCTGGGAGAACGTGAGCTGGCACAGACCACAGTGGTAGGGCCTATCACAGGCGTGAGTGCGGCGGTGGGCGGACAGGCTGCGCAATGACTGAAAGCCTTGGCCGCACAGCTGGCAGGAGAAGGCTGTGTGAAGAGGTGGAGTGGAGTGGGGAAAAGGCGAAGCGGCCGGTGGAGACGGGGATGGGGAAGGTACCACTCCGCCATTGTTGCAGCTAACCTCCGCCAGGCGCTGTAAACACATGGAGAAGTTCAGGCCCTGCAGGTCGCGTGGTGCAGGGGTGGAGCTGTGGGGAGGCTTGTGAGGGCGGATTGATCTCTGGGAGGACGGCTGGAATGCAGAGGCCAGTGTGGCGCCCAGGTGACGTGGATCCATTGTGGCCGGCGGTTTTGATGTCTGCGTGGTGGTGTCGTCCTCCACCTGGTAGATGCTGAGAGAATGTGCATTCTGAGCATGCTGGAGGAGAGTCCATGCGCTGGAGAACATACACTGACACACCTGGCAGGTGAAAATGGAGGGCTCTTCTGTTTTggaaaggaagagagagagagagagagagagagagagagagagagagagagagagagagagagagagtaaattaatttattagtcAAACAAACACCTAAAAACTACATTTACTCAATACAAATCACCCAAAACCAGTGTTAGGGAAAGTTACCTTTAAAAGTAATgggttacaatattgcgttactccctaaaaaagtaactaattgcattacttagttactttttatggaaagtaatgcattacattacttttgcgttactttttctcacctgggctgggcttacttgtgttttttaataacaaaagttatatttttgggaaatgtaaaggccctttcaaaccaaaaatgaaatgaataagcctcaggctgaaggtaatgcaaattcatgcctgtacagtagagggggcagctcaaacaaaccttttagctgtgctgccattctggattaaagaagaacaggacgaagaagaaagttcaacactcttactccagcaataaaaacaaaacaaaaaaaagaaacaaatgtgatatttaactaaagtcatttttgcttattcatATGGTTGAATttgatcattgaaggtcagcagcaaagacattggttaataaagtgagattaaatacataaagtatatttgtgttatttaacatatttaattattgtacTTTGCATAATATTATGAGTATGCATTTCACAGACTttaagtgagatgagtaaatgcattttcacaattagtctagaactacaataaggttcacacacaacgcctctgcacttacttttgatttctctcaacgtggggacaggagagctgtcagtcaataaatgagaaaacaaagtaacttgcgttacttatttgaaaaagtaactcagatattttgttgtaaatttactttactagttacttggaaaaagtaatctgattacgtaactgtAATGCAGTACTCCCAACACTGCTCAAAACACACTAACAGatgccattttttaaaatagcagtACATTTCAGGAAAGAATACCAAACTTGTTTGACAAGTAAATGGTCCACAACATGCATATATCTCTAACTGATGAGGTCCATTGACTGAATCTGCATTTCCAGGTTTTGTGAATGTCCATactaaaaatgcaaacaaacagaGCCTTTCTCACGCTATAGAACCCTGTATATATCTAACAAAATATGCTTAGTGGACTGGAAAGACGTCTATCATGACGACATGAAAATGAAACCGCAGAAAGAAAAGATTGGAGGCGAACTTGGTCATTTACAGAAAACAGAGCAAAACAGGTAAAACCACAAATACTTGAGAAAACAGGGCAGGTTCAGTCCATGGCAATGTTCAGAAAAGAATGCTAACATACTTCTTACGGCATATAGCACAGGCCACAATATATAATGCAGAACACTACATTAAATTTAACAGTATGTTGAATGcaacaataaatgtttcattcagctgtcacatgacctacatACTTTGCATGCTTTGATATCATCTTAGAGATTATATGGTTTAGTTTATATAGTAGTTTTAATCAGATTTTGTGCCAGTCctataaaaattataaagaaaGAGGATTTTTCCTTATGATTTTAgagtgaaatgtgacctggtcATGTTTTAGTGCTAATCACCTTACTAAAATAATCCAAGTATTATGCTGCAGTAAACACAGCCCAAAACTCATCCTCCTGACCTACTGCATCACCTCTCGAGAACACGATTTCCTCATTTGTCTAATTTTTCAGGCaaattttttttaggaaaagCTGCATGTCACAAACCCCTGCAGGTGTCAGAGCAATAATGAGCTGGTAATAGCGCCGCTGTTGAGTCAGACCAGAGCAGAAAGGCTCGCCTGATTAAAGGTGTGCTCACAGGAGAGCCGGATGACTGCGGAGAGAAAGATTGAGACAGAAGCAAATGAGCACGGATGGGCTCCTTCAGCAGCTCTGGAGGTATTTTTAAACGTGGTTAGCTTTGTCTCTATTTCAGAGAGCCGCTCGCCAATTAAGCTGCAAATTGCTAATTAGCGGAACGGGGCAAACGAAggttttatgcaaatgagtccTGACTCAGCCTCCTTGATAAATGGGGCCTGTCTGCAAAGAGGATCCCAAAACAGgaaaattcatttcattttttccatTCTCTTACAAAGGGTTCAAAGCAGAGTGCTATAAGCCTCTTTTACATATCCTCAAGTCAAAATCCTTCTGCATTTTATTGGGAGGGGGggcaaagaagaagaagattaAAAAGAGCCTCTCTTATTCTCTTCTTTCGTACTCTGTGCCTGGAGAAGAACGGGAGTCAAAAAGCAAGAAGCAGATCTCTGAGCCTCAGGGACGGAGGTTAAAACAGGGGAAAGATAGAAGAAACGGGTTTAATTTAAGAACAAAAAGAAATAGCTGCACAGGTcatgaaaaacaacagaaaaatcaTCACCCCTGTGACTGCACCTTCGCCCCCTCCGAACAACACCCCTTCTGCCTCCAAATCTCTCCCTCGGGTGGAGGGTGCGAGGAGGGGTGGAGGGGCTTTTGTCTCAGGGTCTTGGAGTGAAACACAATACCcagcctgtctctctctctctctctttcctctccctttctttcattctttcccCTCACTCTTTTTGTAAGGATTCCCATTTGGCCCAGGGTAGCAATTGCATATTAAGCAGAAGCAATAACCgctaattaaaaatgcagatTGGCTGAGAGCGCTAACGAGCAGCAGGCAGAATCTTCTCTCTCTAGGgaacagagggagagagagagagaataaaggGACAGTTGAAATGAAGAGCAAAGAGACGGCTGgaggaaataaaaataagactATTGATACATTGTCTAAACTAATTCAATAATCCATTCCACTGAACTGCTGTCTCCAAAATCTCTGTGTCACTGTTTTACACCCACACATAAGCACACACAATCCTGTCTGATGGTTTGTGGGTTAACTGATTTTTCATTGGATGAGTCAAAATGAAAGCGCAAATACGACGTGCATACAAAACGCCCTCATCCAAGCAGCACAAAAATGTATCCTTTTAGGGACCAAGAGATGCCAAGAATTGGGCTACTCTTAAACACCGTCACCGatacatttgttgttgttgtgaggGTTTGGTGCATTTAAACAGCACAAATTAGAttcatttaaagtccccctgcgGTGAAAATCaggttttaaatgttgtttgtaaGTCTATGTGGCatttttaagacaaaccatgtgcaaattcataagtcaacaccattgttgagtattttctccttaaaactgcagcgatctaaagacagtttcaaaaacgtggtttgaaatcgctggtgtttcttacgtcacaaactaccttgtaaccaatcacgtcaatgtgtgATCGTcaacgagtggatctctgagctggtgtgagtgagtcaggcggggctaatttgcatattcatagaaccgcgtatactaaatgaggcaagggtgtagagttacattcaagttATTTtgaggcatgaagaaatttaaggaaataaacatttaaatatgtcattttggtgatcaaagatgagttttaagggataaaattattgactacagggggactaataaaaaaaaaaaaaacgtactaaaaatggaaaagtttttcctttgcattttccGTAACAACATCATCAAAATGATCCcggttcacacggatccgcaaaaatgactaaaaacgctgtattattcatgtcaggccagtagttggcgacgtcactttgtaaagaaacactacgtgccTATTGACTGAACACTTAATACACAtgatgtcactgttttcacaaattcacatttaaaaaaaaaaaaaaaaaaaaaaaacggtatcATTTTCAGAAACTTGAACTTTGAAACACTTTTTCAAAGTTCGAGTTTTCAGGCCCCTAAAATGCctttgtcatgtaaatgaatggccaaattaatgttttttttttttgttttttttttggctgaaaatggtgttgtgtaattaattattttacttttataattataattttattttataattattttattattttacatttacccaAGTTCTATCTTAATAACTAACAACTGATGCCAAAAAAAAAGGGTTCAAGCATGTACACGTCACCCACTAATACATTAAACAACACAGTAAATTTACAGGTGAAAGTGCAGAAATAAGGTAGATAGGTATGaccgatattaaaattctgataAGCTGATATTTTAACATGTGAACATTTGAAAATGGCCAAAGACAGATaagctgatattaaaattctatattattttgtagaaataaattaagacactaaaaactaaaatcaattgttttaaatgctgAATATaggaatcacaacattataatacaGTATGAAAATAGATATTCATTTAGAGATTGTGTGTTAGCTCACGGCAAAGGTAAattaaacgaaaaaaaaaaaaaaaaatcagggaaatgagtatttacaattaaataaccAATATGGTACTGATATATTCTGAAACTACATGTAACACAAGTAAAATACATCTGGTAAATATGACATTGGCTTTTCCAGGCTCCACTTTTCTTCTATGGTTATGAACTTGgcattttttaaactttgttatttttaatatagagAACCTATATTATATGTCATGCCTATTcctacaaataaatgcaaaatagtTAAAAGTTAGTTTTGGAGTGGCATTCACTACCtctcaaacgtttggggtcagtaatttgcAGTaatcttttattcagcaaggatgcatttagttgatcaaaagtaacagtaaagactttcaaaattgtttcaaaatattactagttcaaataaatgctgttcaacaaacattttgaacactgataataataacaataataagaagaaaaagaagaaatattACTTACGCATCAAATTcagcatcacagaaataaaattacattaaaaagaaagttattttaaagtgtaaaaatatttcaatattacggttttataaatgcaaataaatgcagccttgatatGCAtaataagagatttctttcaaaaatataaaaaaaaaaaaaaaaatctcacctaCCACTAAtttttgaacggcagtgtataTTCTTGCATTGGACTGTTTTTGTCATGCAGACTTGGCAACCCTGACATGTCAGATAAAACAAATTATCATTCACTATTTCACTTTTATTACTTTGAACTGTCTTTCAGGCAAAAGTTAAACACTTCAAACAGTTCCATATCAGACTCAATCTTTGTTTCTGATGCCTCAAAATCTTTGTCTCAATAATAACCCAAGACTGTTGACAGTGAGGAAGTAACACATTAGCATATTTTGCACCTCTCACCCTGGCCCCTTTTTTCAGCAACATATAcctttcacacacaaaaaaagcataaGGGAATGAACCCAGAGAATCAAGAAACGTGGACGGACGGAAGCAGAGCATGAAAAGGAAGGAAGCACAAACGTGTACGTATAGGAGGGAGTGACCCAAAAGCAAGAGTTTGTTTTGTTGATAACAATCAATCGTAATCATTTGCTTGCCTTTATAAACAGTCTGTAATGATAAACTAATAAATGTTTGCTTTGCTCATGGTGTAGGATGAAAGAATCCTGCCCATATGAGGAAGCAGTTCAGGTCACGGTTCAATAGCATCACACTAAGAAACACCAACACCTGCACAGGCCGATTCCCGTTACGGCCGACTACTGCACTGAAAAACACTCAAGCagctttaacacacacacacacacacacacacacacacacactactatgacacacacacacacccaccaaCATCCTGTTTAACAGTCGAAAGAGTTCAATGTTTCATACAGATTCTTCTTTACAATCTTAAAAAATTGGTTTATTGTCATCTTTgcttccatgaagaaccttcaaCATCCATGGAAAATTTCCATCGCAGAAAAGGTTAATCAGATAAGAGGTACACGATtgtggtaaaaataaaaataaaatctaatttggATTTTTCTGATTGCGATTAAAAAAACGTTTTCAGgattgctgtgcttgtttgtagggcttcACAAATCGGCCAAAAATGTGtggctataaaataataataataattattattattattattattattgctaaaaaatatgaacactactaaataaaagaaaaatattactattgtaaaaCTTCActctaaaatttaaaaaatgagtattaagaggggacctataatgccccttttacaagatgtaatataagtctctggtgtccccagaatgtgtctgtgaagtttcagctcaaaataccccacagatcatttattatagcttgtcaaatttgcccctatgtgggtgtgagcaaaaacacagtttttgtgtgtgcccctttaaatgcaaatgagctgctgctcctgaccgctttccaaaagagggcggagctttaacagctcactcttcagttgctcaacaacaacaaagccggagaatctcacgcagcaaAAAAGACGATtctcagtaatggtgttcagccttacattgttcaaaccggagtcgacactgatggagagactcaggaagaagttacaacttttagaatgaaactggacgtttctgaatggttagtggataaatttatgttgttgctgtggagttgattcaactcatcgactagcatgtgccgtcatgttaatctactacaacaactcttgcTCTTCTCTAAACTTTCATCCCCTTTGTtgagtgttctcgggggcagggtttatttaaattttggggtttgtgatgtcattaACCCAGGAAAAAGCTcactgtagtccctaccagctgtttgttgtagtccttaaacagagaattttgtAAAAGAAGATATCCCCCTTTCCATTGAACATTGAGCATCACAGATGTTgattatgctcaaacagcaacattttattttgatggaaaACCTAATTTCCTGTGAACTGAGATGCTCTGATCCCGCTCGCAGAATCACTCTCAAACACGCAgagcagcctttgcgatttgaTAATAATGTCATATCGCGGTTTCGGTTTTATTTTGACTAATTGTGAAGCCCTACttcatattattaaaatgttcttcacattaagaaaaaaaatggttatttgGTCACTGAAAGATTATTTGGGAAAcccaaaatgttttttctatGGTATCGCTGCAAAACCCCTCTTTTgagacctttatttttaaggccctgtttacacctggtattaagatgtgtttttgtcaatcggatcacaagtggatgatgataaatacaggtgtaaacagggtgtaAAATGCTTTGAGCTTGACCACTTGCAACCAGAGTTAGTAGAAAACGCATTCAaccagattgctttcgtagtgtaaacgctcatgtggtcgaatgtgttcgaacaaacacaaaagaccacctactctctgCCTTCTGACCTAATGGGTAAACATTAtggggatttaaactttgtcggctgaagacccaagtttggtttaaagatgaaaaaggtaccaagcacaatgttctctcgcCATTCCTGATTTCCAACAAGTGCTAACCGTGTTCgcgcggctgtcagagcagaaacataAGCTGCTGTTATCCGTGTTTTTCCATCACTTCCGAGCGAGTTCATATGTAAATCgcacaagcttattttgtccattagattgaaagatctgaaaaaacccatacatttacccggcCATaaaccctcccctcaaagaaatcaggacagaaatggttgaaagtggacaaaagagacagattaaaacaccagaaTCTGTCTGCCTCGTCtgcttgtgatccgatcgaccaaaactcatcttaatatcaggtgtaaacagggcctaagagtGTATGGTGCATCAACACGAGCACATTTCACATTTCACGACTTTATTTTGAAGAGTGCAGTGAGAGGACGGGAGCGATGCAATTCACAAAGGACTCTGGGAATAACACCCCATGTCAGCACCTGCTATGACTGACAGTGCAGGAATAATGAGGGGTTTGAGgaaagcgtgtgtgtgtgtgcgagagcTCTGGGAGTTGTGTAGTTTGGTGGCCTGACTGTGCTGT from Ctenopharyngodon idella isolate HZGC_01 chromosome 18, HZGC01, whole genome shotgun sequence encodes:
- the znf296 gene encoding zinc finger protein 296 isoform X2; this encodes MSRRKLGSRPQHLSAMQDAPDSSVIPGVSLPSPERMPQPEDGGRDLLTCGQCGQAFPLAHILTFIQHKQGGCSTARAQPQGHTPPSPANRTLQCGQGTQVEAGYVELRRMTDRRWKEEPGVRVEANRAEPSIFTCQVCQCMFSSAWTLLQHAQNAHSLSIYQVEDDTTTQTSKPPATMDPRHLGATLASAFQPSSQRSIRPHKPPHSSTPAPRDLQGLNFSMCLQRLAEVSCNNGGVVPSPSPSPPAASPFPHSTPPLHTAFSCQLCGQGFQSLRSLSAHRRTHACDRPYHCGLCQLTFSQSGELARHMRSHRRSGQETSDPSLVSADEDRKLSGQGDNDISGGHGASLEAGKHPGGTSLILISSQSRAADRNLLRYYQPLREAEEEGQGDPQHPSPYGSPSEGSLESGDTGGSGESGIASGNCTPKRPEREDRPQGEWEQEVEAVEIVQDWQQENERRQVTSGGGKKKKEEACEFCGKCFRNSSNLTVHRRSHTGERPYRCGLCSYACAQSSKLTRHMKTHGARGTRAPFQCQLCSVPFTVYATLEKHLKKVHGLTHASAGAYSQGLLADYNGLNIKMEDDSIGDKSGAPIKESNVELKEEDAEMRVSAEEAPSSEETGSTAALGETAV
- the znf296 gene encoding zinc finger protein 296 isoform X3 — translated: MAAQLKEEPSIFTCQVCQCMFSSAWTLLQHAQNAHSLSIYQVEDDTTTQTSKPPATMDPRHLGATLASAFQPSSQRSIRPHKPPHSSTPAPRDLQGLNFSMCLQRLAEVSCNNGGVVPSPSPSPPAASPFPHSTPPLHTAFSCQLCGQGFQSLRSLSAHRRTHACDRPYHCGLCQLTFSQSGELARHMRSHRRSGQETSDPSLVSADEDRKLSGQGDNDISGGHGASLEAGKHPGGTSLILISSQSRAADRNLLRYYQPLREAEEEGQGDPQHPSPYGSPSEGSLESGDTGGSGESGIASGNCTPKRPEREDRPQGEWEQEVEAVEIVQDWQQENERRQVTSGGGKKKKEEACEFCGKCFRNSSNLTVHRRSHTGERPYRCGLCSYACAQSSKLTRHMKTHGARGTRAPFQCQLCSVPFTVYATLEKHLKKVHGLTHASAGAYSQGLLADYNGLNIKMEDDSIGDKSGAPIKESNVELKEEDAEMRVSAEEAPSSEETGSTAALGETAV
- the znf296 gene encoding zinc finger protein 296 isoform X1, which translates into the protein MSRRKLGSRPQHLSAMQDAPDSSVIPGVSLPSPERMPQPEDGGRDLLTCGQCGQAFPLAHILTFIQHKQGGCSTARAQPQGHTPPSPANRTLQCGQGTQVEAGYVELRRMTDRRWKEEPGVRVEANRAEEPSIFTCQVCQCMFSSAWTLLQHAQNAHSLSIYQVEDDTTTQTSKPPATMDPRHLGATLASAFQPSSQRSIRPHKPPHSSTPAPRDLQGLNFSMCLQRLAEVSCNNGGVVPSPSPSPPAASPFPHSTPPLHTAFSCQLCGQGFQSLRSLSAHRRTHACDRPYHCGLCQLTFSQSGELARHMRSHRRSGQETSDPSLVSADEDRKLSGQGDNDISGGHGASLEAGKHPGGTSLILISSQSRAADRNLLRYYQPLREAEEEGQGDPQHPSPYGSPSEGSLESGDTGGSGESGIASGNCTPKRPEREDRPQGEWEQEVEAVEIVQDWQQENERRQVTSGGGKKKKEEACEFCGKCFRNSSNLTVHRRSHTGERPYRCGLCSYACAQSSKLTRHMKTHGARGTRAPFQCQLCSVPFTVYATLEKHLKKVHGLTHASAGAYSQGLLADYNGLNIKMEDDSIGDKSGAPIKESNVELKEEDAEMRVSAEEAPSSEETGSTAALGETAV